In one Lolium rigidum isolate FL_2022 chromosome 3, APGP_CSIRO_Lrig_0.1, whole genome shotgun sequence genomic region, the following are encoded:
- the LOC124696791 gene encoding mitogen-activated protein kinase kinase 9-like has protein sequence MALVRQRRQLPHLTLPLDHFALRPPPAPPAAVPPPTDAPRLSDYERLSLLGQGNGGTVYKARHRHTSHPYALKLFTADDPSAAREAEILMLSAGIPHIVRLHAVIPSPAAEQPAALALELLPGGSLSGLLRRLGRAMPERPIAAVARQALLGLDALHALRVVHRDLKPANILVGAAGEVKIADFGAGKVLRRRLDPCASYVGTAAYMSPERFHPDAYCGDYDPYAADVWSLGVAVLELYLGHFPLLPAGQRPDWSALMCAICFGDAPEAPAAASEEFRDFVARCLEKKAGQRASVAELLLHPFIAGRDADEAQRSLAALVAEAADLGDQ, from the coding sequence atggctctcgtccgccagcgccgccagcTCCCGCACCTCACCCTCCCGCTCGACCACTTCGCCCTACGCCCACCACCCgccccgcccgccgccgtcccACCGCCAACCGACGCGCCCCGCCTCTCCGACTACGAGCGGCTCTCCCTCCTCGGCCAGGGCAACGGCGGCACCGTCTACAAGGCGCGCCACCGCCACACCTCCCACCCCTACGCGCTCAAGCTCTTCACCGCCGACGACCCCTCCGCCGCCCGCGAGGCCGAGATCCTCATGCTCTCCGCGGGCATCCCTCACATCGTGCGGCTCCACGCCGTCATCCCCTCCCCAGCCGCCGAGCAGCCCGCCGCGCTCGCCCTCGAGCTCCTCCCCGGCGGCTCCctctccggcctcctccgccggctCGGCCGCGCCATGCCCGAGCGCCccatcgccgccgtcgcccgccaggccctcctcggcctcgacGCGCTGCACGCGCTCCGCGTCGTGCACCGCGACCTCAAGCCCGCCAACATCCTCGTCGGGGCGGCCGGCGAGGTCAAGATCGCGGACTTCGGGGCCGGCAAGGTGCTCCGGCGCCGGCTCGACCCCTGCGCGTCCTACGTCGGCACGGCCGCGTACATGTCGCCCGAGCGGTTCCACCCCGACGCATACTGCGGCGACTACGACCCCTACGCCGCCGATGTGTGGAGCCTCGGCGTCGCCGTCCTCGAGCTCTACCTCGGCCACTTCCCGCTCCTCCCCGCCGGCCAGCGCCCCGACTGGTCCGCGCTCATGTGCGCCATCTGCTTCGGGGACGCGCCCGAGGCGCCCGCCGCCGCGTCCGAGGAGTTCCGGGACTTCGTCGCGCGCTGCCTCGAGAAGAAGGCCGGCCAGCGCGCGTCCGTCGCAGAGCTGCTCTTGCACCCGTTCATCGCCGGCCGGGACGCGGACGAGGCGCAGCGATCCCTCGCCGCGCTCGTCGCCGAGGCGGCGGACCTCGGCGACCAATAG